One window of the Anaerolineae bacterium genome contains the following:
- a CDS encoding HigA family addiction module antitoxin, which yields MSTKKNLDPIKPGEILREDFLEPLGISINQLSRDLSVPPNRISEIVNGKRSITADTALRLQRYFGVEAQFWLNLQTEYDLRIMKRKIWADIERRVIPIKDTGNSLQHSAGA from the coding sequence ATGAGTACAAAAAAAAATCTTGATCCAATAAAACCGGGTGAAATCCTTCGTGAGGATTTTTTAGAGCCCTTAGGCATTAGCATTAACCAGCTTTCCAGGGATCTTTCAGTTCCCCCCAACAGGATAAGTGAAATTGTGAATGGGAAAAGGTCCATTACTGCTGACACAGCCTTGAGGCTACAGCGTTATTTTGGGGTTGAAGCTCAGTTTTGGCTAAATCTGCAAACTGAATATGATCTGCGAATTATGAAGCGTAAAATTTGGGCGGATATTGAACGACGAGTTATCCCTATTAAAGATACCGGCAATAGTTTACAGCATAGCGCCGGAGCATAA